One Phaseolus vulgaris cultivar G19833 chromosome 11, P. vulgaris v2.0, whole genome shotgun sequence genomic window carries:
- the LOC137806474 gene encoding uncharacterized protein, whose amino-acid sequence MDRGKNVASNSSGFYQEFTKWTTEMDLILLNAMIDEVRKGCRIDGSWTTQGYTNIFMALNEAGLSGIKKNNVMNRQKSLKDRWREAHDMFGGLSGFAWNQTTKRFEAEDEV is encoded by the coding sequence atGGATCGCGGGAAAAATGTTGCTTCAAATTCATCTGGTTTTTATCAAGAGTTCACGAAGTGGACGACAGAGATGGACCTAATTTTGCTCAATGCAATGATTGACGAAGTACGAAAAGGGTGTAGAATTGATGGTAGCTGGACCACTCAAGGATACACTAACATATTTATGGCTTTAAATGAGGCTGGCTTATCGggtattaagaaaaataatgtgaTGAACCGTCAGAAAAGCCTCAAGGATAGGTGGAGGGAAGCCCATGATATGTTTGGGGGATTGAGTGGTTTCGCATGGAACCAGACCACCAAACGTTTTGAAGCCGAGGACGAAGTTTAA